From the genome of Anopheles moucheti chromosome 3, idAnoMoucSN_F20_07, whole genome shotgun sequence, one region includes:
- the LOC128302884 gene encoding probable chitinase 2, which produces MLPMDRLLGLGCLLLLSLHVGSGSGAIVTDHDRVVTCYISTWAVYRTGSASYPLDSFDPTLCTHAIYAFAGLDEAKNAIKSLDAWQDLKDNYGKGGYEKLAGMRAANPHLKVLLAIGGWNEGSEKYSNLAANPERRQAFVKNALDFIKQYGFDGLDLDWEYPTQRGGKPADRENFVALVRELSQVFRKNNLLLTSAIGAGKDTIDAAYDVKALSKYLDFLHIMCYDYNGSWDGKIGPNAPLTSRDFLNVEYSIEHLLELGAPASKLVLGLPFYGRTFVSTIAKARLGDTADKVGFPGPATKENGFMGYNEVCEELKRNPGDWTLEWDSTASEMVATKSNSSMSQVVVYDSTRSIANKVRFAVRQKLAGLMVWSVDTDDFNGLCAPEEDTYKDFGDRNHVALSIPAAVTGKYPLLKTISNAIVVASDELTQENVIPHEPDEVPAAGGSTTGPSGATLATASSTLLAMVLFIGTVTFTARRL; this is translated from the exons ATGTTGCCGATGGATCGATTGCTGGGGCTTGGTTGCCTACTGCTACTGTCGCTACACGTCGGTTCTGGGAGCGGCGCCATAG TGACGGATCACGATCGAGTAGTGACGTGCTACATCTCAACCTGGGCCGTTTACCGTACCGGTAGTGCATCCTATCCGCTGGACTCATTCGATCCGACCCTTTGCACACATGCCATCTACGCTTTCGCTGGTTTAGATGAGGCGAAAAATGCCATCAAATCGCTCG ATGCATGGCAAGATCTCAAAGATAACTATGGCAAGGGAGGTTACGAAAAGCTGGCGGGAATGCGCGCAGCAAATCCTCATCTGAAAGTTCTACTCGCGATCGGTGGCTGGAATGAGGGTTCGGAAAAATATTCGAACCTTGCGGCCAATCCCGAACGGCGGCAAGCCTTTGTGAAGAATGCGCTCGATTTTATCAA ACAGTACGGATTTGATGGACTTGATCTGGACTGGGAGTATCCGACGCAGCGCGGTGGAAAACCGGCCGATCGTGAAAACTTTGTAGCGCTCGTACGCGAACTGAGTCAGGTGTTCCGGAAGAACAACCTGCTACTAACGTCGGCGATCGGTGCGGGCAAAGATACGATCGATGCGGCGTACGACGTTAAGGCACTCTCAAAGTACCTGGACTTCCTGCACATCATGTGCTACGACTACAATGGCAGCTGGGACGGTAAGATTGGTCCTAACGCACCTCTTACCAGCCGCGACTTCCTTAACGTCGAGTATTCGATCGAGCATCTGCTGGAGCTTGGAGCCCCAGCTAGTAAACTCGTCCTCGGACTACCGTTCTATGGCCGCACGTTCGTCAGTACCATTGCTAAGGCGCGGCTAGGCGATACAGCGGATAAGGTCGGGTTCCCCGGACCAGCCACCAAAGAGAACGGTTTCATGGGCTACAATGAGGTATGCGAGGAGCTGAAGCGTAATCCAGGCGATTGGACGCTCGAATGGGACTCGACCGCATCGGAGATGGTGGCAACCAAGTCAAACAGTTCCATGTCACAAGTGGTGGTGTACGACAGTACGCGCTCGATCGCGAACAAGGTTCGCTTTGCGGTTCGTCAAAAGCTGGCCGGACTGATGGTTTGGTCCGTCGATACCGATGATTTCAACGGACTATGCGCTCCGGAAGAGGACACGTACAAAGACTTTGGCGATCGGAACCATGTGGCCCTATCGATCCCAGCTGCTGTTACTGGAAAATATCCACTGCTAAAGACGATCAGTAACGCCATCGTCGTAGCGTCGGATGAGTTGACGCAAGAAAACGTCATCCCACACGAACCGGATGAAGTACCTGCGGCTGGTGGATCGACCACGGGACCATCGGGAGCCACATTGGCTACCGCTTCGAGCACACTTCTGGCTATGGTGTTGTTCATTGGAACGGTTACCTTCACCGCCCGAAGGCTGTAA